The following proteins are co-located in the Tachysurus vachellii isolate PV-2020 chromosome 17, HZAU_Pvac_v1, whole genome shotgun sequence genome:
- the usp28 gene encoding ubiquitin carboxyl-terminal hydrolase 28: protein MRVQEDCGHVENCANQMLFNQLREITGIQDLQVLQRALNESQGDVSHAVGLLTTQTAEKEQVPEEAATAEQHIDASNQHSNSVNDELQAAIELSLKESQQAEAEERELHRALEASAEENAVYVKRKRNEASGEMCSPADWIRQEGWPVGIRNVGNTCWFSAVIQSLFHLPVFRRLVLNYCLSERVLEKCKSHSEKRNIAFMQELQCLFALMVGSNRRFVDPSAAVELLRDAFRTSEAQQDVSEFTHKLLDWLEDAFQLAANGSNPEDKQDNPMVQLFYGTFVAQRIHEGKMLSTIEQFGQYPLQVNGFNNLDECLEGAMVAAEIESLHSDQTVSSGQERWFSKLPPVLTFELSRFEFNQSLGRPEKIHKKLEFPQIVYMDRYLHRNVEQTHGRRGEVKRLKDQLTVLQQKLESYKNYGSGPNKYSLTDMLQYVLEFATSKQTNTSTSPASAGPVSTPAHTEPISEHTSQTETDDAGSSDGSGCTQSSTQRTPIHKPFTQCRPPADWPQHPVPASVSEEELHFVRGCLQRWRTEAENNMNELKASIDKVSQALEGMYSDNSLCQVSYRLHAVLVHEGQASAGHYWAYIYDHNHKRWLKYNDVMVTESSWEELVRDSYGGITNASAYCLMYINDRLSHLIEEDADSETGQVLQGMDSLPPVLKRYVQEDNRWFQQQLREWEKQLHQASQEEPQIPIAQAPTSKEEKTAEPEHPNSEPEKENNHEKPDELTPEAEQEPLKDSEEATTRVVALDSSPESCEGVTEGIEDASSLSLSHSQLDESQSPVSTTQKDEKTEIEIINQTVSEQTETEAALKPQPKTDEDESQATSADDSQAEARQAENEVSEVEIPNVGKILVLSDADGYNEEMMLTPAMQGVILAIAKARQVFDKDGPEAGLIKAFHEEYSRLYEISQEEITPQQDPRLQHVLVYLFQNKAPDPIIERTLLEQFGDRNLSFDDRSISIMREARTKLRLIRPEDMDMEEYMQWHDDYSMFKTVFAYLLTGLEQYQNGKIREALIYLAHAYQDNAALLKSGEKRGVDHNLIALYRRKCLKELNENAAMLFKSSEQSDVEEGVTVLNDCVIPCMHLMVRDSITQEDMDAIDAIRSHWCSYLGQEMDEFQQEKLGEFLPRVLDCSAERVVLKEPPKVRKSSHDLCSRLAAVMESIHSTSVVTVK, encoded by the exons ATGAGAGTTCAAGAGGATTGCGGACATGTGGAAAACTGTGCG aATCAGATGCTGTTTAACCAGCTGAGGGAGATCACTGGCATTCAGGACCTCCAAGTTCTCCAACGTGCCCTTAAT GAAAGCCAGGGGGACGTTAGCCATGCTGTTGGGCTTCTTACCACACAAACAGCAGAGAAGGAGCAAGTACCTGAGGAAGCTGCTACTGCAGAGCAGCACATAGACGCTTCAAATCAACACAGCA ATTCGGTTAATGATGAACTTCAGGCTGCCATTGAACTCAGCCTTAAGGAGTCTCAGCAGGCCGaggcagaggagagagagcTCCACAG GGCTCTGGAGGCCAGTGCTGAGGAGAATGCAGTCTatgtgaagaggaagagaaatgaAGCGTCAGGAGAGATGTGCAGTCCTGCGGATTGGATTAGGCAGGAAGGTTGGCCTGTGGGCATCCGCAACGTGGGAAATACTTGCTGGTTCAGCGCCGTCATCCAG TCTCTGTTCCATCTGCCGGTGTTTCGCAGACTGGTGCTCAATTACTGCCTGTCTGAACGCGTGCTGGAGAAATGCAAGAGCCACTCT GAGAAAAGAAACATAGCCTTTATGCAGGAGTTGCAGTGCCTCTTTGCCTTGATGGTGGGCTCTAATCGCAGGTTTGTGGACCCCTCTGCGGCTGTGGAGCTGCTCAGGGACGCTTTTAGGACCAGCGAGGCGCAGCAG GATGTTAGTGAGTTCACACATAAGCTGCTCGACTGGCTCGAGGATGCCTTCCAGCTGGCAGCTAATGGCAG TAATCCAGAAGATAAACAGGACAACCCAATGGTTCAGCTTTTCTACGGGACATTCGTAGCTCAGAGAATTCATGAGG GTAAGATGCTCTCTACCATCGAGCAGTTTGGTCAATACCCTCTGCAGGTGAACGGGTTCAACAATTTGGACGAGTGCCTGGAGGGTGCGATGGTAGCAGCAGAGATCGAATCACTGCACAGTGATCAAACTGTGTCGTCTGGACAGGAG CGATGGTTCTCCAAGCTGCCACCAGTGTTGACCTTTGAGCTCTCTAGATTCGAGTTCAATCAATCTTTAGGACGAccagaaaaaatacacaaaaagctTGAGTTCCCCCAGATTGTCTACATGGACAG ATACCTTCATAGAAATGTTGAACAGACACATGGAAGAAGAGGTGAGGTAAAGAGGCTCAAGGACCAGTTAACAGTTCTTCAGCAGAAACTTGAAAG CTATAAAAACTACGGTTCCGGGCCGAACAAGTACTCGCTAACAGACATGCTGCAGTATGTTTTAGAGTTTGCCACTTCAAAGCAGACAAACACAAGCACCTCTCCTGCTTCAGCGGGACCTGTCAgcactcctgcacacacagaacCCATCTCAGAACACACCAG CCAAACAGAAACAGATGATGCCGGCTCATCAGATGGTTCAGGCTGCACACAGAGCTCTACACAGAGAACACCTATCCACAAGCCCTTCACCCAGTGTAGACCCCCTGCTGACTGGCCTCAGCACCCGGTGCCTGCCAGCGTGAGCGAGGAGGAGCTGCACTTTGTCAGGGGCTGCCTGCAGCGCTGGAGAACCGAGGCAGAGAACAACATGAATG AGCTCAAGGCCAGCATTGACAAGGTCAGCCAGGCTCTGGAGGGGATGTACTCAGATAACAGTCTGTGTCAG GTGTCATACAGGCTACATGCAGTTCTTGTCCATGAGGGACAGGCTTCTGCTGGTCATTACTGGGCTTACATCTATGATCACAACCATAAACGCTGGCTCAAGTACAATGATGTGATGGTGACTGAGTCATCATGGGAGGAGTTGGTGCGAGACTCTTATGGAGGAATTACCAACGCCAGTGCTTACTGTCTCATGTATATTAATGACAGACTATCACATCTCATAGAAG AGGACgcagacagtgagacagggCAGGTTCTGCAAGGCATGGACTCCCTTCCTCCGGTACTAAAGCGTTACGTCCAAGAGGACAACCGTTGGTTCCAGCAGCAACTGCGGGAATGGGAGAAGCAACTCCATCAGGCATCTCAGGAAGAGCCACAGATTCCAATAGCACAGGCTCCCACCAGCAAAGAGGAGAAGACTGCAGAACCAGAGCACCCAAATTCAGagccagaaaaagaaaacaaccatGAGAAACCTGATGAATTGACTCCAGAGGCAGAACAGGAGCCGCTCAAGGATTCAGAAG AAGCCACAACCAGAGTGGTAGCTCTTGACTCGTCTCCAGAGAGCTGTGAAGGGGTAACAGAGGGGATTGAAGATGCGTCCTCTCTCAGTCTGTCCCACAGCCAGCTGGATGAGAGTCAG AGTCCTGTATCAACAACTCAAAAGGATGAGAAGACAGAGATTGAGATAATTAATCAGACTGTAAGTGAGCAGACAGAGACTGAAGCAGCATTAAAGCCACAACCTAAGACTGATGAGGATGAATCACAGGCTACGTCAGCAGACGACAGCCAAGCCGAGGCCAGACAAGCAGAGAACGAGGTGTCAGAGGTAGAGATTCCTAATGTGGGCAAGATCCTGGTGTTGTCTGATGCGGACGGATATAACGAAGAG ATGATGCTCACCCCGGCCATGCAGGGTGTTATCCTAGCCATAGCCAAAGCCAGACAAGTCTTTGACAAGGATGGTCCTGAGGCAGGGCTTATAAAG GCATTTCATGAGGAGTACTCCAGACTGTATGAGATATCTCAGGAAGAGATCACCCCTCAGCAGGACCCTCGCCTCCAGCATGTGTTGGTCTATCTCTTCCAGAACAAAGCGCCTGACCCAATCATCGAGAGAACTTTGCTGGAGCAGTTCGGTGACCGAAACCTGAGCTTTGACGATAG GTCTATCAGTATCATGAGGGAGGCCAGAACCAAACTTCGCCTCATCAGACCAGAAGATATGGACATGGAGGAGTACATG CAATGGCATGACGACTACAGCATGTTCAAGACTGTGTTTGCCTACTTGCTGACAGGCCTTGAGCAATACCAAAATGGGAA AATTCGTGAGGCGCTGATTTATCTTGCACATGCTTACCAAGACAATGCAGCCCTGCTTAAGAGTGGGGAAAAGAGAGGAGTGGACCACAATCTTATAGCACTTTACAGGAGAAAATGCCTGaag GAGCTGAATGAGAATGCAGCAATGCTGTTTAAAAGCTCAGAGCAGAGCGATGTAGAGGAGGGGGTGACTGTTTTGAATGACTGTGTCATTCCCTGCATGCACCTTATGGTCAGAGACAGCATCACACAGGAGGACATGGATGCGATTGATGCAATCAGAAGTCACTGGTGCTCCTATCTGGGCCAGGAAATGGATG AGTTCCAGCAGGAGAAGTTGGGTGAGTTCTTGCCAAGGGTTCTGGACTGCTCAGCAGAGAGGGTAGTGTTGAAAGAGCCACCCAAAGTGAGAAAGTCATCCCACGACCTGTGTAGCCGCCTGGCCGCTGTCATGGAGTCCATCCATAGCACTTCAGTCGTCACTGTGAAGTGA